The nucleotide sequence AGGTTGGCGTCCACCTTCGGGTCCACCTTGAGCCACGCGATGTTGTACGCGTCCCAGTCCTTGGGGCTGCCCGTCTGGAAGTAGCGCACCAGCTTGCCCAGCGCGGCCTTGTGCGCGGGCTCGGCGGACTTCATCGCCTCCTGGAGGTGCGCGATGACGCGCGAGAGCTCCTTCGCGTACAGCCCCGGCTTCACCTTGCCGTCCGGCGTGCCCGCGCGGAACACCTGCTCCACCAGCTTGCCGTCCTGCTTCACCACGCGCGAGTTGAGCGGGTACTTCTCCTTGAAGCCCACCAGGTCCTTCTCCGTCACGCCGGGGCCATAGGCCGTGTTGGAGGACGCGGTGAGGAGGTCCTGTCCCGGCGGCGGGGCCTTGGAGGTGAGCTGCGCCTCGAAGGCCGCGTCGAAGAGGGTGGGCGTCAGCTCCTGGAGCCAGGCCTGGAGCGCGGCGTCGTCCTTCACCGTCCAGGGCGCGCCGGCCTTGAGTGCGCGGGAAGCGCCGGCCGCGAGCTGCTCCGCGGTGAAGGCCGGGACGAACTTCTGGCCGGTGGTGCTGTCGTGGTTGCCGCCGTGTCCGTAGAAGCGCAGCAGGTAGTCCGCCAGCTTCGCGTCGAAGCCGGACGCGGAGCTCTGCGCGTCGCGGCCGAAGAGCCAGACGCCCTCCAGCAGCTGCTTCGTCGGCACCAGCTTCCAGCCGAGCTGATCCAACGCGATGTCCTCGCCCGCGTGCGCCGCGAGCGTCAGGGACCACGCCACGCGCTTCTCCGCCAGTGACAGCTCCGCGATGCCCGGCGCGAACATCTGGGCCACGGCGGTGTTGCCGGAGCGGGCGCGGAGGAACTTCCCTCCGGGCACGGTGAGGGAGGGCTGCGCGGCCTGCGTGAGGCCGGCGTCAGGCGCCGGGGACTTCTGCGGGGTGGCGGGCGCGGCGGCGAGGACCGCGGCCAGCAGCAGGGGCTTCATGGAGGGCTCCAGGGAGACGTGACGGGACGTGGCTACCCCGCGCGCGGGGTGGACTCAAGCCGCGCGCCGCCGCCCCCCTCACGGCCAGACAGAGTGTGCGGCCGGGGCAGGCAGGGTTCCGCGCGCCGCAAGGAATGCGCGGGATGCCGCCGGCTCGCGCAAGGTTTGCGCCGGGACACCCAGGAGGGATGCGCACCCGCGCCCGGGCCCACCTCCACGGAGGGCACGAGTCCACTCCGGTACGGGGCATGCAGTGTCGAAGGCCGGACAGGTTTCATTCCTCCCCTCCGTTCGAGCCAGCGACCATGACCTCTTCGCTCTCCCTGCGCCGCGCCGTCCTGCTCGTCGCCCTCAGCGCCGCGGGGTGCGCGGGGTCCTCGATGCAGACGCGTGCGGATCCCTCGCCCCCGCTGCCTCCACCTCCCACCTCGGTGGCGCTCACCGTGGGCTATCAGGAGGCGGTGAGGCTGGGGGCCGCGTTCGCGCGGAGCCAGGACCAGGCCCTGGAGCTGGTGATGGCGAAGCAAGGGGAGGCGTCCTGGTGGCTGCGGTACTCCTCGCCGGCGGGCCAGCAGTCCCTGGACCTGCGCGTGGACGGGCAGACAGCGCAGGTGGAGCCCATCCCCCTTCCGCCCTCCGCCGGGGAGCCCTCCCGGTAGCGCGAGACGCCGTTGCGGCGGCCCTCCGGGTCCCCCAGCGCTCCTGAATCGCCTCACTGCACGGTTGTCACGACCCAGACTCCATGGAGGCTCCACTGCCCACCCTCATGATTGTGATTGTCAGCGCGGTGGCCGTGCTCGTGGGGATGATTGCCCATGCCGCTGGCCACCTCACCGCGAACGGGCTGGGACGCCTGGTGCTGCTCGGAGGACTGGCCATCCTCCCGCTGGCCGTCAGCGGTGCCGGGGTCGCGGTGGGCGTGCGCGAATCGAGCCAGACCCAGTTCTGCATGGGTTGCCACGAGATGGAGCGCTACGGGCAGAGCCTGTTCGTGGACAACCCCAACGCCCTGGCCGCGGTCCACTACCAGAAGCGGCTCATCAACCGCGACTCCACCTGCTTCTCCTGCCACACGGACTACGCGCTCTTCGGGGACGCGAAGGCCAAGCTCAACGGCCTGAGGCACGTCTGGGTCCACTACTTCGGGACCATCCCCCCGGAGCCCCGGCTCTACCAGCCGTATCCCAATTACAACTGCCTCCACTGCCACAACGATGCGCGCGGCTACCTGGAGGCCGGGCCGCACCGGGAGCTCCAGGCGGAGCTCCAGAGCGGGGCCCGCTCGTGCCTGAGCTGCCATGACCTCGCGCACGACCTGGAGGGCGTGAAGGCCCAGAACTTCTGGCTGCCGGAGCGGCCGCGTCCATGAGCCACGACAAGCGCATCCGCGTGGCGGCCCTCTTCGTCCTGGCGGGGCTGCTCATCCAACTGTTCGCCCTCCTCTATTGGACGCCCTTGACCTTCGTCATCTCCACGGCCGTGGGCGTCCCTCTGGTCCTGCTGGGGGTCCTGCTCTACGGCGTCACGGTCTGGAAGATCTTGAAGGAGCAAAAGGCCCTATGAGGCGCTCCGCGTCCGACGCCTCGGGGCCGTCCGCGTCCGTCCTCCTTCGCGGGGGACGGTGGCGGGTGGGGCTCGTCGCCCTCCTCCTGTTCACGACTCCCATCTTCGCCGTGAACTCACCGCAGGACGTCCGGCTGCCTCCGCTCAAGGAGCGCGCCGCGCCCGCTCCGGCGCTGTTCTCCCATTGGGGGCATGGCTCCATGTATTGCTACAGCTGCCACCCCGGCACGTTCCCGCAGGCCCGGCTGGGCTTCACGCATCAGGACATGCGAGAGGGCCGCTACTGCGGGCGCTGCCATGACGGACAGGCCGCCAGGGCCTGGCGCACCATGGAATGCGAGGCGTGCCATGCGCGTCGCTGACCTGGGCACCTGGACGCTGTTCGCCTGCGCGCTGGTGCTGTCCGTCCCAGGCCCCGCGCGAGCGCAGTCGCAGGAGGAGAAGCGGCGGCAGCTCCAGGAGCGGCTGGGAATCAAGCCGCCCCCCGCGCAGGCTGCGCCCGACGCGGGAACGCCGTCTCCCACGGAGGCCGCCAGGCCCACGTCAGCGCCCACCGCGCGGACGCCCGCCAGCGCGAACCGGCCCCGCGTGCCGGGCTTCGCGGAGGACGTGCGGCCCATCCTGGAGAAGGAGTGCGGGTCCTGCCACGGCCCGGAGGGAATGGCGTCCCGGTCCCGCTGGGTGCTCCGGGGCGAGCCGGCGGACTACGAGGCCACGCTGCGCTTCGTGCAGCCCGCCACCGCCGCCCAGAGCCCGCTGCTCAAGAAGGGCACCGGCACCACGCTTCACGGAGGCAAGAAGGTCTTCGCGGTGGAGTCGGCGGAGTACGCGACGATCCTGCGGTGGATTGAAGGAGGCGCCCCGCCCGGCAAGGCACGCGGCGGCACGACCGCGGCCAGCCCTGGCGCTCCGCATCCCTCCCACGACAGCGTGCCTGCGGCCGCGCCTCCTGTTTCCAGTCCAGCGCCCACCGCGCCCGTCACTGCCACGCCCTCCGTCTCCAACCCGGCGCCATCCGCGTCCGCGAGCGCCGGCCCGCCTTCCGGGGACGCCTCGGCCGCGCCGCGCTTCGCCCCCCAGGTGCACGAGGCCCTGCTGGCGGACTGCTCCAGCTGTCATGCCTCGGACGGGATGGCTGGCGCCAGCCGCTACGTGACCCACGCGGATCCGGAGCAGCACCTGCGTTCGGTGGAGCCCCTGGTGGTGCCTGGCACTGCCGCCAGCAGCATCCTGTACCAGCGCGCGAAGGGCGACTCGCACCCGGGCGGCGCGGTGTGGGAGCCGGGCAGCGCGCAGCTGTCGCTCCTGGCCCGGTGGATTGACGCGGGCGCGTTGGGGACGACCGCACCGGCCCCCGCGAACACCGCAGTGGCCACCGCTCCGCCCGTGCCCACCCAGCCCGGGACGGCCGTGGCTCCCCCGGCACCGCCGTCCACCCCGGCCAGCCCGCACGCGCCGACGGGCCCTCACGGCGGCGTGCCGCTGGGGACCTTCCCGGTCCTCGGCTCGCTGAGCCTGAACGGACGCTTCGACCTCAACTACGAGCGCGTCAACTACAACGACCACCCCTTCAAGTCGGAGGGCGAGAGCGCGCTGCGCAGCTACCACCACTTCCTCTTCCTGACGCGACAGTCCGCCGAGGATCCGGTGACCCTCACCCTGGAGATGCTTTCGCTCCAGTTCTGGGAGGTGGGCTACCGGATCAACGGGGCGTCCTGGCCGGTGAAGGTGTTCGCCAAGGGGGGCAAGATCCTGGTGCCCTTCGGCGCGGATCCGCTCTTCCACCACAGCTACGGAGGGCTCGCGGGCTTCGACCAGCGGGTGATTCCGGTGGTGTTCGCCCGCGAAGGGCTGACGGTGAACGTGGAGCGCCGCATGGGGCCCATCGCCTTCTCCGGCGACGCCTATGTCATCTCCGGCTACCGGCTGAAGCGCGCGGACGCGGTGCTCAACCTCCAGTCGGACCTGGCACCGCTGGAGGACACCCGCCTGGGCGTCGGGGCGAGGCTTGGCGGCTCCTGGGGCCCCATCAACGTGTGGTACTCGCCCTACTTCAATTCGCTGGGGTTCGGGCGCCGCCTGTTCCTCCAGGCGCTGGACGTGGCGGTGTGGCGTCCGCGCGGGCTTCCGGTGCTGGAGCACTTCTCGCTGGGCGCCGGGCTGCTGCGCGCGGATGTCTCCGGAGGCGAGGCGGAGGGCTACGGCGGGCCGGGCGCGGACTACTACCACTTCGCCAGCTACCTCCAGCTGCGCTACCACCCCACGGACTGGCTCTACCTCCAGTACCGGCAGGGGCTGCGCACCTTCGGAAACCGGCGGGGCCTCATCCTGGACTCGAACGCGCTCACCCGGGAGGACGCCTCCGGCCACAACGTGGGCGTGGTCGCGCGGTGGCGGGGCTTGAGCGCAGGCCTCTTCCAGTTCTGGAACCTGGAAAAGACAGACGAAACGCCGGACGACTTCACCCGGCTGGTGGTGGCGTATGAGTTCTGACTCCCGCATCCAGACACGGGCCGCGGTCCTCACCGCGATGTTCGCGCTGGCAGTTGGCTGCGCTGACTTCGAGCGTGGCCCCGTCGCCGCCGACGCCGGTGCGCTCCCCACCGACGGCGGTGGCAAAGGGGACGGAGGAGGCGCCGTGTCCTTCGCGAGCGACGTCCATCCGCTCCTCACCACCGGATGCCAGAGCTGCCATCGCAGCGGGGGCGCCGCTGGCAGCACCTCCTTCCTGCTGACGGGCGATGCCGACGCGGACTACGCGGCGGCCATCTCCCTCACGGACACCTCCAATCCCTCCGCCAGCCGGCTGCTGCGCAAGTCCTCCGGCGCGGGCCACGGCGGCGGGGCCGTCTATGGGGAGGGCACCCCGGAGTACCAGACCCTCCTCGCGTGGATCTCCGGAGGCGCTCAACCATGACGCACTTTCTTCCCGAGGAGTCCCCCATGAGACGACCCCTCCTGCTCCTGGCTGGACCGCTGCTCCTGACCTGCGCGCTGAGCGCCTGCGCCAAACTGGAGACGCCCCACCCGGAGCTCGTCACCGACGGCCCGCATTCGGTGCTCGTGGGACAGGCGATCCAGCTCACGGTCACCACGCGCGAGGCCACCGACGACGGATACCACTGGGAGAGCGAGGCCCCGGCCATCGCGACCGTGGACGACTCCGGGCAGGTGACGGGCGTGGGCGCGGGAGAGACCACCATCAAGGTCACCGGCGCGAGCTCCAGGCTGGAGGCGCGCCATGTGGTGGTGGTGATGGGAGGCCTCGCGG is from Corallococcus exiguus and encodes:
- a CDS encoding NapC/NirT family cytochrome c, with the protein product MIVIVSAVAVLVGMIAHAAGHLTANGLGRLVLLGGLAILPLAVSGAGVAVGVRESSQTQFCMGCHEMERYGQSLFVDNPNALAAVHYQKRLINRDSTCFSCHTDYALFGDAKAKLNGLRHVWVHYFGTIPPEPRLYQPYPNYNCLHCHNDARGYLEAGPHRELQAELQSGARSCLSCHDLAHDLEGVKAQNFWLPERPRP
- a CDS encoding c(7)-type cytochrome triheme domain-containing protein, with the translated sequence MRRSASDASGPSASVLLRGGRWRVGLVALLLFTTPIFAVNSPQDVRLPPLKERAAPAPALFSHWGHGSMYCYSCHPGTFPQARLGFTHQDMREGRYCGRCHDGQAARAWRTMECEACHARR